The Euzebyales bacterium nucleotide sequence GCCGAGCCGTAGACGAAGTTCGAGGCACGCACCCGCTCCCCGGCCACCGATGACAGCACGACGATGCGCCCGTGGCCCTGTCGGCGCAGCCGGGTGGCGACCGCGAGGAGGGTAGCGGCGGGACCGATGTACGTGCTGTGCATCGTCTCGGCGGCCAGGTGCGGGTCGGCGACCATGGCGTCGTGGTCGCCGAGCACGCCGACGGCGCAGATCACGAGATCGAGGTCGCCGACGCGGCCGGCGATCTCGTCGACGACGGCCGTGTGGTCGGTGGTCCGGACCGCGTCGTAGGCGACCGTGTGGACCTTGGCGCCCACGCCCAGCCGTTCGGCCGCCGCGTGCAGCGTGGCGTCGTCACGTCCGGCGAGGACGACCGTGTGCGCGCCGGCGGCGACCAGCCGGCCGGCGATCGCCAGGCCGATGTCGGAGGTACCGCCGAACAGCACGACCGTGCCCGGCACTCCGAGCGCGTCGTTCATGATGAGCACAACCCCAATCTGCGTCCAAGGTCCGAACGCCACCTACCGAGCGGGTCGAGCTCGTCGCGCACCCGCCGCCACCGGTCGAGCTCGGGATACATCAGCGGCAT carries:
- a CDS encoding decaprenylphospho-beta-D-erythro-pentofuranosid-2-ulose 2-reductase, with product MNDALGVPGTVVLFGGTSDIGLAIAGRLVAAGAHTVVLAGRDDATLHAAAERLGVGAKVHTVAYDAVRTTDHTAVVDEIAGRVGDLDLVICAVGVLGDHDAMVADPHLAAETMHSTYIGPAATLLAVATRLRRQGHGRIVVLSSVAGERVRASNFVYGSAKAGLDGFAQGLGDALVGTGVDVLIVRPGFVRTRMTAHLDDGPFATTAEQVAAATVRALERGDEEVWAPGVVRWVMAVLRHLPRSLFRRLSA